One Astyanax mexicanus isolate ESR-SI-001 chromosome 3, AstMex3_surface, whole genome shotgun sequence genomic region harbors:
- the sem1 gene encoding 26S proteasome complex subunit SEM1, with product MSEKKQTVDLGLLEEDDEFEEFPAEDWTGLDEDEDAHVWEDNWDDDNVEDDFSNQLRAELEKHGYKMETS from the exons ATGTCGGAGAAGAAACAGACCGTGGACCTGGGCTTGCTGGAGGAGGATGATGAATTTGAAGAATTCCCAGCTGAGG ATTGGACCGGTTTGGACGAAGACGAGGATGCTCATGTGTGGGAAGATAACTGGGATGATGACAATGTAGAGGATGACTTTTCCAATCAGTTGAG GGCTGAGCTTGAAAAGCATGGATATAAGATGGAGACTTCGTAA